The Henckelia pumila isolate YLH828 chromosome 2, ASM3356847v2, whole genome shotgun sequence genome includes a window with the following:
- the LOC140884034 gene encoding nicotianamine synthase-like, whose amino-acid sequence MVCLKDPVIQQVCQLYDQISNLQNLNPSKEVDSLFTQLVQACIPPYPMDVTNLCTKIQQIRTNLIRLCGQAESLLEKHYSTILISSDNPLHHLHLFPYYNNYLKLSKLEFDLLTPHAILFNPPRRVAFIGSGPLPLTSIVLATHHLTSTFFHNYDIDDSANSLASRLVHSDPDLSKRMLFHTKDVLNMSAPELHEYDVVFLAALVGMEMEQKMLVINHLSKNMAPGAILMLRSAHGARAFLYPVVEPRHLQGGFEVLSVFHPTDEVINSVVIARKTAAINPAVHSVDHVHQAGFGSLVLQPLINCTKCGQNIPSNFNTSPMNMIDQE is encoded by the coding sequence ATGGTTTGCCTGAAAGATCCAGTGATCCAACAAGTGTGCCAACTGTACGACCAAATCTCCAATCTCCAAAACCTGAATCCCTCGAAAGAAGTGGACTCCCTCTTCACACAGCTGGTCCAGGCCTGCATCCCACCTTACCCCATGGATGTCACCAACCTATGCACCAAAATCCAACAAATCCGAACAAACCTCATCCGACTCTGCGGCCAAGCCGAATCCCTCCTCGAGAAACACTACTCCACCATCCTCATCTCTTCTGATAACCCTCTCCATCACCTCCACTTATTCCCTTACTACAACAACTACCTCAAACTCAGCAAACTCGAATTCGACCTCCTCACCCCCCATGCAATATTATTCAACCCTCCCCGTCGTGTTGCTTTCATCGGCTCCGGCCCCCTCCCTCTCACCTCCATTGTTCTAGCCACCCATCACCTCACCTCCACCTTCTTTCATAACTATGACATCGATGATTCCGCTAACTCCTTGGCCTCCCGTCTCGTACACTCCGACCCGGACTTGTCCAAACGAATGCTGTTCCACACCAAAGATGTGTTGAATATGTCCGCCCCGGAGCTCCACGAATACGACGTCGTTTTCTTGGCCGCCTTGGTGGGGATGGAGATGGAGCAGAAGATGCTTGTCATCAATCATTTGTCCAAGAACATGGCCCCCGGTGCGATTCTTATGCTCCGGAGTGCGCACGGGGCACGTGCCTTTCTGTATCCGGTGGTGGAGCCTCGACATCTCCAAGGCGGCTTTGAGGTGCTATCGGTGTTCCATCCCACTGATGAGGTCATCAACTCCGTTGTCATCGCTCGAAAGACCGCCGCCATTAATCCGGCCGTCCATTCCGTCGATCATGTTCATCAGGCCGGGTTTGGATCACTCGTACTGCAGCCGTTGATCAACTGTACCAAGTGTGGTCAGAATATTCCATCTAATTTTAACACTAGTCCGATGAACATGATTGATCAAGAATAA